Part of the Paracoccus sp. MC1862 genome, CCGCCAGCGCCACCCGCATGGCGTCGTAGTTGCCGAAATGCGCGCAGGCGAGGACAGCGGGCCGCCCTGCCGCCGCCGCCTGTTCCAGCGCGGGCAGGCCGGGGCCGGCCAGGCGGTCCTTTGCGCCGACGCGGGCGGTGAACTCGGTGCCCGAGTAGGTTTCGATCAGGGCGCGGCCGGCATTATCTGGGACGGCGCGGGTCAGGCGGCGCACCTCGGCCGGGGTCAGGTCGGGACGGGCGAGCGCGAGGTTGTCGCGGATGCGCCGGCGCCAGCCCGCGAGCGGGGCGACCAGATAGGCGAAGGCCCAGCCCATTGCCGGCACCCGGCGGCGATAGGGCATCAGCCGGAAGACGCCGACGAGCAGCCGGAAGGCGCCGCTTGTCAGCCGGTCCGACAGGGGAATGGGCGGTTCCTCAGGCGTCTGTGTCATGGCTTTGATCCGTGGGTGGCCTGCGCCTCTCGCGCCCAGACGTAAAGTCCCGCCGCCACGATGATGCAGGCCCCGGTGACGGTCCAGCCATCCGGCACCGCGCCGAAGAACAGCCAGCCCCAGAGCGCGGCCCAGATCAGCCCGGTATAGCCGAACGGGGCGATGGCGCCGGCCTCGGCCATGGCGAAGGCCCGGATCAGCAGCGCCTGGGCCAGCGTGCCGAACAGGCCCAGCGCCACAAAAGCCCAGATGTCGCCAGGGGCGATGGGCTGCCAGACGAAGGGGGCGACCAGCGAGGCGCCGATCGTTGCCACCCCGGTGGACCACAGGATCGAGGTCGCGATGCCGTCGCCGCGCACCATCCGCGTCATGATCGCGCCCGCCGCGTAGCTGACCGCCCCCAGCAGCGGCAGCAGGGCGGCGGGCTGAAAGACGCCCGCGCCGGGGCGGATCACGATCATCGCGCCCGCCAGCGCGACGGTGATGCCGGCGATGCGGCGCGGGCCGATGCTTTCCCCGAGGAACAGCGCCGCGCCCAGCGTGATGAGGACCGGATTGATGTCCATGATCGCCGTCGCCTCGGCCAGCCCGATGAACTGCAGCGCGGTGAAGAACAGCCCGATAGAGGCAAGCTGCGTCAGCCCCCGTCCTACCTGCAGCAGGGGCGAGGCCGAGCGGACGACCCGCCGCAGCCGGGGCGCCAGCACCAGCAGGACGATGCCGAGGTTCAGCGCCATGCGGCACCAGACGATCTGGCCGGGGTGGTAGCCGGCTTGCGTCAGGTGCTTGCCGGTCGCGTCCATAAGCGTGAACAGGAAGACCGAGCCGAGCAGTGCGAGGATGCCCAGCGATTGCTGCGACGCTTTCGGTCGCGCCGCCGGAAGCGGTTCGGGCTGCAGGGTTGCCATCAGGGGGAATCCCTGCGCCCGGTTGATCTGCCGGACGCTCCGCGGGGGATATTTGGGGCCGAAAGACAACCCGGAGCGCAGGGGGCCGCGCGGCCGGGCTGCGATGCATGTCTCACAGCAGCGCCTTGACCTTTGCCACCGCGGCCTCGGGGGTGATGCCGAACTCCTTGTAGAGCCTATC contains:
- a CDS encoding DMT family transporter; the encoded protein is MATLQPEPLPAARPKASQQSLGILALLGSVFLFTLMDATGKHLTQAGYHPGQIVWCRMALNLGIVLLVLAPRLRRVVRSASPLLQVGRGLTQLASIGLFFTALQFIGLAEATAIMDINPVLITLGAALFLGESIGPRRIAGITVALAGAMIVIRPGAGVFQPAALLPLLGAVSYAAGAIMTRMVRGDGIATSILWSTGVATIGASLVAPFVWQPIAPGDIWAFVALGLFGTLAQALLIRAFAMAEAGAIAPFGYTGLIWAALWGWLFFGAVPDGWTVTGACIIVAAGLYVWAREAQATHGSKP